The window GGGCCGAGCGGTTCTGGCTGCTCGAACTCGATCGTCTTTCCTCGATACAGCTCCAGCAGTGCCAGGAAGCGCCCCACGATCTCGATCGGAGTCGTGCAGTCCTCGACTAGTTCCGCGAAAGTCATCCAGACGCCCGCGCCGCGCGCTTGCAGCCACCCCAAAATCAGCGCCGCCTGTTCCGGGATGGATACCGCGTGCGCGTGCAAATGGTCGAGGCCGACCGTGGGCACCGGGCGAGGCCGGAAGGCGACGGCGGCGATCTCGGCGAACCCGGCCGCGTCTACTCCCAGCGTAACCTCGGGCAGCAGGCCGGCGAACCGCTCCTCCAGGCTCACCGAGCGCGGGTAGCGCCGCAGCGCAATCGCTTCCAGTTCGCCGAACAGCTCGGCCACCTGCTTGAACGCGCGGTACTGCAGCAAGCGCGCGAACAGCAGGTCGCGCGCTTCGAGGAGTTCGAGGTCTTCGGCGTCGGTCATCTCCCCCGAGGGCAGCAACCGCGCTGCCTTCAGGTCCAGCAGGGTGGCGGCGACGACCAGGAATTCGGTGGTCTGATCCAGGATCTTGTCCGCGCGCAGGCCGGTTTCGGAGGCCATCCCGGCGGTCAAAGCTTTGGTGTAGGCGATGAATTCGTCGGTGACCTTGTGCAGCGCGACTTCGGTGACGTCGAGTTTGCGCGAGCTGATCAGCGTCAGCAGCAGATCGAAGGGGCCCTCGAAATTGCTGAGCGTCAGGTGAAATCCGGACTTCTCCGGCGTTTCGGGCACGGCAGCGGCACCCGCGCCGCCGGTGGAGCTCTCTAGGGCTGGCGCGGGGTCGAGCGTCCCGTTCACCGGCCGGACCGGTGGATGACTTCCCTCGCCATCGCCCGATACGCCTCCGCGCCACCGGATTTCGGCGCCCAGGTGGTGATGGGTTCGCCGGCCACGCTGGCGTCCGGGAACCGGACGGTGCGTGAGATCGCCGTGTCGTACACCAGATCGCCGAACACCTCGACGACGCGAGACATGACCTGCCGCGAATGCAGTAGTCGCGAATCGAACATGGTGACCACGATGCCGTACAGGCTCAACCTCGGGTTCAGGCGATCGCGCACCTTCTCCACGGTGTCGTTGAGCAGGGCGAGTCCTCTCAGCGAGAAGTACTCGCACTCCATCGGAATGATCACGCCGTCGGAGCAGGCCAGCGCGTTCACGGTGAGCAGGCCCAGCGAGGGCTGACAGTCGATGAGGATGTAGTCGTAGCGGTCGCGGATGGGTTCCAGTGCGCGGCCCAGGGTTTGCTCCCGGCCGACCTCGTTGACCAGCTGGATCTCCGCCGCGGACAGGTCGATATTGCTGGGCAGCAGATCCAGATTCTCAATCCGGGTCTCCATCAGCACGTCGTCGATGGTGGCGCGGGTCCCGATCAGCAGGTTGTGCACCGTCTGGTCGAGATCGTGATGGGCGACACCGAGACCCGCGGACAGCGCGCCCTGCGGATCCAGGTCGACCAGCAGCACACGGCGGCCGTATTCGGCCAGCGCCGCACCGAGATTGATGGTCGACGTGGTTTTCCCGACGCCGCCCTTCTGGTTGCACATGGCGACGATCAGCGCGTTACCGTGTTCGGCGAGGGGTCGCGGCTCCGGCACGAAACGCAACGGCCTGCCCGTTGGTCCGAGCTCCGCACTCTCCTGGACGGGCGCTGCCCCGTTGCCCCACAGCGTTTCCGCCGCAGCGTCCGA of the Nocardia sp. XZ_19_385 genome contains:
- a CDS encoding ParA family protein encodes the protein MGLATLGEADHVERPASSRYGNGQTRKEQRDVTTAGAAGPTSDAAAETLWGNGAAPVQESAELGPTGRPLRFVPEPRPLAEHGNALIVAMCNQKGGVGKTTSTINLGAALAEYGRRVLLVDLDPQGALSAGLGVAHHDLDQTVHNLLIGTRATIDDVLMETRIENLDLLPSNIDLSAAEIQLVNEVGREQTLGRALEPIRDRYDYILIDCQPSLGLLTVNALACSDGVIIPMECEYFSLRGLALLNDTVEKVRDRLNPRLSLYGIVVTMFDSRLLHSRQVMSRVVEVFGDLVYDTAISRTVRFPDASVAGEPITTWAPKSGGAEAYRAMAREVIHRSGR
- a CDS encoding segregation/condensation protein A, which gives rise to MPETPEKSGFHLTLSNFEGPFDLLLTLISSRKLDVTEVALHKVTDEFIAYTKALTAGMASETGLRADKILDQTTEFLVVAATLLDLKAARLLPSGEMTDAEDLELLEARDLLFARLLQYRAFKQVAELFGELEAIALRRYPRSVSLEERFAGLLPEVTLGVDAAGFAEIAAVAFRPRPVPTVGLDHLHAHAVSIPEQAALILGWLQARGAGVWMTFAELVEDCTTPIEIVGRFLALLELYRGKTIEFEQPEPLGPLMVSWLGELGPDGEPPQTLTIEEDYG